A genomic stretch from Bacteroidota bacterium includes:
- a CDS encoding PAS domain-containing protein — MTTLVSNGTAPASIQTSKLSFTGDLEQLKDMSEAALDVADFGIVKVDDEGVIAFYNTYESQLAGVAPEQAVGRNFFTQVAPCSNSRLFHGRFKQGIARGELDVQFIYTFTYKMRPTLVRARMYRDSAGHNWLLIKKR, encoded by the coding sequence ATGACTACCCTCGTTTCCAACGGCACTGCCCCTGCGTCCATCCAGACCTCGAAGCTCTCGTTCACCGGCGACCTCGAACAGCTCAAAGACATGAGCGAGGCCGCCCTGGACGTCGCTGACTTCGGCATCGTGAAAGTCGACGACGAAGGCGTGATCGCCTTCTACAACACCTACGAGTCGCAGCTCGCTGGCGTCGCCCCGGAGCAAGCGGTCGGCCGCAACTTCTTCACGCAGGTGGCTCCGTGCTCCAACAGCCGCCTCTTCCACGGGCGCTTCAAGCAGGGCATCGCCCGCGGGGAGCTGGACGTGCAGTTCATCTACACGTTCACCTACAAGATGCGCCCGACGCTCGTGCGCGCCCGCATGTACCGCGACAGCGCGGGCCACAACTGGCTGCTGATCAAGAAGCGCTAG